A part of Gossypium hirsutum isolate 1008001.06 chromosome A07, Gossypium_hirsutum_v2.1, whole genome shotgun sequence genomic DNA contains:
- the LOC107953309 gene encoding uncharacterized protein, whose amino-acid sequence MTQRFPVHLLNISLQNHPFASSIFTSLQARKNRERTSKTGSADELNRGYFDDMSELKQHGGQIALANKILIPGIAARKFPAVDVIYSDGRKSKLPIVFDASGVDASKLAVPGASLVCLSFRANSQAMVDSWSKPFYDTFSESKSVQLYEVSFIDSWLLCLNPIKQLLLRFMRKSSDGAKDALQRHIVYSFGDHYYFRKELKILNLLTGYIFLLDKFGRIRWQGFGLAKQEELSSLIYCTKVLLEEQ is encoded by the exons ATGACCCAAAGATTTCCCGTTCACCTCCTCAACATTTCGCTTCAAAATCATCCATTCGCTTCTTCGATATTTACAAG CTTGCAAGCAAGGAAAAATCGAGAAAGAACGAGCAAGACT gGCAGTGCTGATGAATTGAATAGAGgatattttgatgatatgtctGAGCTAAAACAACACGGTGGTCAG ATTGCACTGGCAAATAAGATTCTAATTCCCGGAATTGCAGCAAGGAAGTTTCCTGCCGTGGATGTGATATATTCTGATGGTAGAAAATCAAAGCTGCCGATTGTTTTTGATGCAAGTGGCGTTGATGCTAGCAAGTTGGCTGTCCCTGGAGCATCTTTAGTCTGTCTATCATTTAGAGCAAACTCTCAG GCTATGGTCGATTCTTGGAGCAAGCCTTTTTATGACACCTTTAGTGAGTCCAAGAGCGTGCAGCTATATGAG GTATCTTTTATAGACTCTTGGCTCTTATGCTTGAATCCCATTAAACAACTGCTTCTTCGATTTATGAGGAAATCTAGTGATGGAGCGAAGGATGCTCTTCAGAGGCATATTGTTTATTCATTTGGTGATCATTATTACTTCCGAAAGGAACTTAAGATACTGAACCTTCTAACTGG GTATATTTTCCTGCTTGACAAATTTGGTAGAATAAGATGGCAAGGCTTTGGTTTGGCAAAGCAAGAAGAGTTGTCATCGCTTATTTATTGCACGAAAGTTCTTCTGGAGGAACAATAG
- the LOC107953311 gene encoding lysosomal Pro-X carboxypeptidase: MIFAMDSLVEWLLFLVVFLSISISSSSAGRIGIPRGAAVLKKHHLPLKRAFSGDLHTYFYTQTLDHFNYKPESYATFQQRYVINYKYWGGGAVSAPIFVCLGAEQALETDLQTIGFLDDNAARFNALIVYIEHRYYGKSVPFGSREEAFRNAYRMGYLNSAQALADYAEIIADIKNNLQASHSPVIVIGASYGGMLASWFRLKYPHLALGALASSAPVLYFDNITPSDAFYSIITKSFRETSESCYQTIRRSWSVIDSYASQPWGLSVLSSKFRTCYPLNSASELKKELESIYVVASQFNQPAYLVNRVCAAIDETQTDDILFKIFAAVVAFNGNNRCYINPPNPESQTVTGWKWQTCSEMVMPIGVGENTMFQPNPFDLNTFINDCIRTYGVAPRPHWITSYYGGNDFNFILQKFGSNIIFSNGLRDPFSAGGVLEHISKSIRAVTTTYGSHCLDLFPKSDNDPEWLTKQRNIELRIIKGWLVTYYADLKAFQKG; the protein is encoded by the exons ATGATATTTGCCATGGATTCTTTAGTTGAATGGCTCCTGTTCCTCgttgtttttctttcaatttcaataaGTAGCAGCAGTGCTGGCCGGATTGGTATTCCGAGGGGAGCAGCCGTCTTGAAGAAGCATCATCTTCCGTTGAAGAGAGCATTTTCTGGTGATCTTCACACTTATTTCTACACTCAAACACTGGATCACTTCAACTACAAGCCTGAAAGCTATGCTACTTTTCAGCAAAGGTATGTGATCAATTACAAGTATTGGGGCGGAGGCGCTGTTAGTGCTCCCATTTTTGTCTGTCTTGGAGCTGAGCAGGCTTTGGAAACTGATCTTCAAACCATTGGTTTCCTCGATGATAATGCTGCCCGCTTCAATGCTCTCATTGTATACATTGAG CATCGTTACTATGGAAAATCAGTACCATTCGGATCAAGGGAAGAAGCCTTTAGAAACGCATACAGAATGGGTTATTTAAACTCAGCCCAAGCTTTAGCAGATTACGCAGAAATCATCGCAGATATCAAGAACAATCTTCAAGCTTCACATTCTCCGGTGATCGTCATCGGAGCATCCTACGGGGGAA TGCTGGCTTCATGGTTTCGGCTAAAGTACCCTCATCTGGCATTGGGAGCTTTGGCCTCATCCGCACCTGTTCTTTACTTTGATAATATTACACCAAGTGACGCTTTCTATTCAATCATCACTAAGTCCTTTAGA GAAACGAGCGAGAGCTGCTACCAAACTATACGAAGATCATGGTCTGTAATAGATTCATATGCTTCCCAACCCTGGGGTCTTTCTGTCCTCAGCTCCAAATTCAGAACTTGCTA TCCATTGAACAGTGCTTCAGAGCTCAAAAAGGAGTTAGAGTCGATTTACGTGGTAGCAAGTCAATTTAATCAGCCAGCGTATCTAGTCAACCGGGTATGTGCAGCCATCGACGAAACTCAAACTGACGATATTCTTTTCAAGATCTTTGCCGCCGTTGTCGCTTTTAATGGGAATAACCGTTGCTATATTAATCCACCAAATCCTGAATCCCAAACAGTTACCGGATGGAAATGGCAG ACATGCAGTGAAATGGTGATGCCCATCGGCGTGGGCGAAAACACTATGTTCCAACCTAACCCCTTTGATTTGAACACATTTATAAATGATTGCATTCGAACGTATGGCGTTGCTCCTCGCCCTCATTGGATCACTTCTTATTATGGTGGCAAT GATTTTAACTTCATTCTCCAGAAGTTTGGTAGCAACATCATTTTTTCAAATGGGCTGCGAGATCCTTTCAGCGCGGGCgg GGTGTTGGAACATATTTCAAAAAGTATTCGAGCCGTAACTACAACTTATG GATCTCACTGCTTAGATTTATTTCCAAAAAGTGATAATGATCCAGAGTGGTTAACCAAGCAACGGAACATAGAACTGCGTATTATCAAGGGATGGTTGGTAACGTACTATGCTGACCTTAAAGCATTCCAAAAAGGATAA